AACCGTGCAGCTGTGGCTACACGTGAAGGGGTCCCAGAACACTGCCGTTCTTCCTTTCCCACCCTCCCACTCTCTCACCAGCACCACGACCCGGGCCTGGGGCTGCCGCTGGTTCACCAGTTGCACGATGGCCTTGATGCCTCCAGTCACCTGCTCTGCGGTGTGCCCGTGGTTATTGGTACCCACCCAGACCACCACGATCTGTGGAAAGAGAGGCATGAAGCAGTGGTGAGGGGGCAGGCTAAGGGTGCTCTAGCTGCCCACCCAAGCCCTGCTCACCTTGGGCCGGATGTGTTCCAGCTCCCCGTTCTCCAGACGCCACAGCACGTGCTGCGTGTTGTCACCGCCAATGCCAAAGTTAAGTGCATGAAGAGGGGAAAAGAGCTCCCGCCAGATCTGTGGGCAAGAAGTGGTGTGGGCACAGGGGCACTGTCAGCATCGACCACCACTCTCTATCCAAAGGTTAACCAAATGTCATCATGGAAGAGCCCTGCTTTACGGAAGCAGTCTGGTTAAATCTCACCTCGAGCAAACCCCAGTATGGTCAAACCTCACTTTACGCAAACCCATTATAGTCTCACTTCCACAAAACCCCATGGAAGCAGGACTCCCTTCACGGAAGCCTATTCTACTTGAGCCAGGCATCGAACCAGCAGCATTCCAGTTGAACCTCACTTTGAGGAAAGCCATGGTTTAACGTCGCTTAATGGAAAGATATCATAATTGAGCCCCCTTAGTAGAGACCTATTACCGTTGACCTTCACTTTGTGGAAATAACTATAGCTCTGTGGAAATCCATTAGGGCTGGGCACTAGTTTAAACAAACAAAGAGCCTCATCCTAGGCAGTCTTGCACGAAGCCTCATTTTAAGTCTCACTATACACAGACCCAGTACGACAAAGCCAGGACACACACTTCCTTCTCAGTAGAATGTGGCACATTACACTGAGATTCTGGGTGCCCGGCGTTACCTGAGGCTATTTCGGGTACCCCCATACACCGCCTGGTTTGGGCTCTGGTCCAGGTCTGTCAGTGAGGGCACAGGCCTGGGTGGGGCAGGAAGAGAGGGACGGGCCTCACCTCGCACTGGTGCATTAGCTGGACTAAGGAGTCCCCGATGAGACGACTTCGGGTTCCTTTATCTTTGCTGTCGGCTACGAACCGATGGTGCTTTGGGACGTAAAGGGGGAGTCAGTGGCACGCACGCTGCtgggcccgccccgccccgcttTCTTAGGCGCACCACGCCAACTgccctcagtttcccaatctcGTAATGAGAGCGGCGCAAACCAGCTACTCTCTCAGagccttcccccccacccccccgccccagccccggaCTCCAGAGTATCGCGGGCGGGGGTCGCTCACCAGGGACATCCAGCGCCCGTCGCCCTGCACGTCCTGCACCGGCGTGGGCTTGCTGGCTGGGTTCTCTTCTCCGCTCATCTTGGCGCCGCGGCTCCAGCAGCACAAGCGAGCGCGGTCAGCCGGGGAGTGTTCCTGGAGGAGGCGGCGCCGCCACGCCCACCCCTACCCCTCAGGCAACAATGGACTGTCCCGAAGCCCGCACTCTAGCGGAGGGCGCGGCCGATCCGGGCACCGCCTCCTCTCCGGGGCGGAAACCTTCACTTAGAGGAATTGGCCTTGCTTCCCCCACGGCGGCCGCGCAGTGGGCTCGTCCGGCGCTTTCCTGCCCGGGCCGCTCACTCtccggcagcggcggcggcacgGGGCGTGGGGGGAGGCGAGACCATCCAGTACccgtggaggggaggagggagaaaccaCCCTACCGTGAAAGCAGAGTGGGGAAAAATCTAGCGCCCTTCCTCGTGGGAAGAAAACCATTTGCTGTAGGGCGAGAAATGTGGGGAAGGAGCCACCtactgtgtgtgggggtgtgtgtctgtgtctgtgtgtctcatTCACGTGGTGGTAGGGGAGTGAGTGGACGAGTCCATGCTTGGATCTTTGAGGGGGTGGCTCAAACGCACCTGGCAAGGAAGGGACGCTCCCCATTTTCTTCTGACgtgggggagagaaaaggaggatgGAAATGTGAAAATTAGAGGCTCAGCTGTAAGGAGACACTCACGCCAAGGCAGTGCCAGGACCTTAGTGAGCCTATCTGCTCATGGGCCTCCCCTGCTCAAATTATGCCAGTTTTTATGGCATAATTTCTAAACTATATGTCTTTGCATTACAGACATTACCCTGCAAAGAGAGTAGTAGAAGATGCAGAAAGATAAAGGAAATTAGAGATGCTGCAAGGCCCAAGTCCAGCCTGGAGCCCCTCCCGCGCAGCTCATCTTACAGATCTGtggcctctgctcccctccctaAACGTATGGCTGACCAACAACTTCAGTTGGGTGTGTCTGAGCTCCAAAACCTACATCCACAGCCAAGGCCACCTAAGGtcgctgccccccacctcctgccccaaaTTAATCTCAGTCCTCAAGTCTTCCCAGATCTCCCTGTTCTGGGGGACCAGGTGGGGGTCCCACACCACCCTCAAAGTCCTGCTCATATTCCTGTAGCTCCACTCCCAGATGGGATCTTCCtatctattcattccttctaggtAGGTTGATACTGAGATACAGAGATGAATCTTATttattgtgtttgtgttttgcctCAATCCACTCGCCTGGAACAGGGCCTGACTCACAGTATTAATACGAAGTACTATCTATGGCTGTTCACACGTACTTGCTGAATGAGTATTAAAGGAATGGGTCAGATCCTGGCCTTGTCCCAGCGTGTTGGGGGAGGCAGATCCAGACACAAAGCTGAGGGAGCGATCAAGGCTGTGATTAAGGAATGCACAGGGGACCTCtgtgggagaagaaagagaaggactcAGGGTGAGGGATTTCCTAGAAGGAGTAGTATCTAAGGAGTTCGGCTTTGAAAGATAGTGAAGGTTGGGCAAGCAACATTACCAGGTAATACAGAATATAGCTTATTAGGGTATGGGGAATACCCCGGCATACCTTGATtttggtggcctagtggttaggattctgggctttcactgctgtgggccggggtccaatccctggtcaggaaactgagatcccgcaagccacgcggccaaaaaaagaaacagtctaAGGGGACAAGTGTAGTGAGAAACAAAATTTACAGGCATCCATTCACCAAGCACTGTTTTCAAATTGTATGTTGGCTTATTTCATACTTACAGCAGTTATAAGAAGGAGAAGATAccaactccattttacagattaggaaactgaagctctgagcAGTTACATACTTTTCCGAGGTCACAGAGCTCAAATGTGCCTGGGCATTTGAACCTAGGTAGTGTAGGTCTGCTCTAGAGCCTAGCTCTAAATGACGACACTATACTGACTCTCTAGGGATAAAGCCTGTGACGGCTTGGAGACTGGCTGTGTGTAGGGCTACCGTAGCCCTTCTCCCCCTTGGCTTCGCCTACATCTCCGAGCTCCAGAGAGAAAGTCCGCGATAGATGTCTAAACCAATCAGCATTGAGGAAGGGGGCGGGCCTAGTGGACCTCACAGCCAATTGGTGGATAGGAGGTGCCTAAGGGCAAATGAAAGAGGCTTCCGAATGTGAGGTCGGGAGGGGCGGGGCTATAACCTGCACTCTGGGCAGCTGGCACGTGCCCCTGGGCCTGTGcctcttggggtgggggtggggagccaaAGGCGTGGGAGGGGCACGCGCATGCGTGCTTGCACGAGGCCCTGTGTGAGGCCCGGAAGAGTATCAGGCACGTTGAGAGCTTGGGTCCACCGCCGAAAATAAGCCATTGTACCCCACAGCCACGTGGAagtgggcgggtggggggggcgggttCGTTGGGGGACAGGAGAAGGTGAGgggcccttccccttcccctgccgCCACCAACTGTACTCCCTTCCCAACCTCATCTGCCCCACGCAGCCTTGTTTCCTACCCGCTTCTATGACCAGGCCCCTGTCCCTGATAGCTCCTCTGTTGCCCTTTCTGCCCTCCCGAgttattctcttttctccaacttccattttctttcctgcctttctctctctaccATCTCTCTCCCACTTTCTACATTCTCCAGTACCTCCTTTACCCCTGGATTTCTCGTCTGTCCAAAGTCCCTTTCTGGTTCACCAGATCCCGCCAATATCATGATCCCTTTCCCATCCCCCATTTTTTTAGCTATTTCTTCATATCCCTGTTCTCTCTAACCTTTCTCTATCCCCTGATAAATCTTGCCGTTCAGATGACTCCCTGACCTCATCCTACTCCTATGACCCTGCCTTTTTTTCTGACCTTACCCTGACCAAGCCTTTTCCAGTTGCTCTCTACCAATCCCCTTTGTCTCATCTTGTGTCTCTAAATAGTACTCCCAGCTCACCCCAAACCATCTCTTCTCGCTACTCACTTCTAGGTCTTTGAGTTATCTGTATGCTGATGACCaccctgtcttatttttttctttttaaattgatttcatttatttatttttgtctgcgttgggtcttctttgctacgtgcgggctttctctagttgtggcgagcgggggctactcttggttatggtgcacaggcttctcattgcggtggcttctctccttgcggagcaccgggctctaggtgcgcgggcttcagtagtttgtggcacacgggcttagttgctccacggcatgtgggatcttcccgcaccagggctcgaacccgtgtcccctgcattggcaggcggattcttaaccactgcgccaccagggaagcccaaccaccctgtcttttatcttccagggcaCCATGGACCCCAGGGGGCCAGCCTCAAGCCTTTCCAGCAGCCTGAGAAACCCGGTCGAGGTCACGCCGTCGGAAGACCAGGCGGGGAGCGTAATGAGGCCCTGGTGGGCAGTCGCCGGTCATTGGCCATCAGGATCCTGCCGTGGCCAGTCGGGATCCACATGTGGTTCTCCGGAATTCTGTGGCACCTGCTGCCCCCAAGCTCGTGGTCATAACCCAGGGGCGCCTGAGCCGGGAGCACTGGGGTCTCTTCAGCCACGAGGTGAAATCTCTGGACGTGGCACGGCTCTGCTTAGCAGTGGGTCCCCTAGAGTCAGGCACCCCTGCACTCCCCACCAAGTCCTCCCCAAGCCCAGGCAGGGCCCCAAGAACCAGCCCCACCGTCAAGGGGCAAGGAAAACCAAGTGCCTGGAGCCTCGGGCCCAGGCCCACCCAGTCCCCCCAGCTCCCTGGCTTGGGGCAGCTGCTGGGGGAGCTGCAATGCCAGCTGATTCTGCCACAGGCCTTCCCCAGGAGGAACCTAGTAcaagaggccagggatgccatCGTGGGCACCTTACAGGCCTGCCATGGCTGTCTGCCCTGACCTTACTCTGGTGCTCCGGGGCTGCCAGCCACACTTGCCAGGTgagctcccctcctgccccctgagtttccttttcttttgtctgcTCTATCTCAGCTGTGCCCCATGCTTCTTTCCTCTGTGCCAGGGACCAAGCCTAAGGGCCCTGAGAGACAAAGGATGACATCCTCCTGGATCAACAGCCTGAGGAggccccaggggaggggaggcagaggaggcGAGAGGGGACAAAGGAGCTCACCTTCGCCGTGCCTCACACCTCCGGCACTCCTACTGTGTACCCGGTGAACCTGGCACCCACCTAAAGGTCCCTGGCCACCCGCATTGTCCTCGTTGCCTTCGCCATCTGGGGCGGCCTGCGGCCCCCCAACAGCCTTTGATCTGCTGAAAAGCATCTGGCTGGTAGAcacacctccccctccccggccctGGGGGATTGGCCCACCACAACCCCCTGCCTCAGCCACCATCACCCTTGTTGTCCCGAACCTCTGCCCTGGACTGgagccccagccccctgcccccactgcccAGCCTCTCCTGGGTTGGGCCCGGAGCAGCCCAGAGGCCTGGTGCTTTCCACCCATGAGACTGTACTGAGCAGGCTGAGGCTGGGTTGGGGGAAGGAATCCCATACTCTGATCACTTCAATAAAGTACCTTCCTCATGATCCTCTTGGTTTTTTAGTGAGTGGCTGGCCCAGGAGAGCAGCTTTTCCTAGCTCTGAGTTCTGGGTCCAGGGTAGAGGGGAAGGTACTGTCACTTGTCCCCTTCCTAAGGCCCAGGGGCCTTCAGTCAGTCTAACACATCCACCCACTGAGGCCAACTATGTGTTCAACTCTGAGCTCTGATAATGCTGGGGCTCCAGAGTGAGTGAGACTGAGGCTGTGTCCCCAGGGGACTCCCAGTACAGTGGTGAACACAGACAGTTTCAGCCCTAGTGGTTGcatctgggagagagagaggtgcaAGGGCTGAGGGAGTCCAAGGAGGGAGTCATGACTCTGCCCTGCTGATGAGGGAGTTGACATAAGACCCTTGTATTTTTTAAGTTTGGTAGAAACTTGCtagtagagaaggaaaagagtatTTCAGGCAATCTAGAAATGCTCTTCTGtggaacagcatgtgcaaggCCTGGTGGAGGGCAAATAGGGGATGTGGGACCATTTTCATTCATCCTATATCCCTAGGCCATGCTGGGATCTAGAGTGAGTCACGTCTGGGCTCTGCCTATGAGAGGCTTCTGGTCTGGTGGGCACAGGAGCAGTGTGTGTGCAGGATCCGGGCAGGAATGACACATGAGGCCTGGATATGGCGACAGACTTTTTTCTTTGGGCTAcagtatatttaacattttagaatcagttatGTACTGTTACAAACCAGTGTGCTtgatttgaataaaaataaattctagcttctctctcaaaataaaaaaagaaagaaaggaaagagagaaagaaacgaaggagaaaggaaggagagaaggaaggaaggagggaaggagggagggagggagagaggcagggagagggagggaaggaggaaggaaagaaacctgGCAGCAGACCTACTATCCCTCCTGTTAACAACTGGCTGAAGCCAAGTAGCAGAGGCTCCTTTTTTGTGGGGTCCACACTCTCCTTTGAAAGCATTTCACACATTTACGTTTCCTGCTTGGCCTCCTGACttagaaagttttttaaaatgatattttgaggAGCAGCAGATTTTCTGCAGTGGATGGGGAGGGATGAAGCTGGAAACGTGTTGGAATCTGATCAGGAAAACGAAGCTGAGGGGCTTGGACTGTACTCTGTAAAGGTTTTCCAGGGCTCCCCATTGCCCACAGGGAAACCATAAAGTCAGTACCAGGGTGTAGGGGACTGGACTGGGAGGTCACACAACTGTGACTTGGCTGAGGTTTTATGGGAAGGAAGTGGCAatgctgggatttgagcccaagAAATTGATTTCAGAGTTTGCTTGTGGGTTTCTCACAATACCACCTCTTCTGCCTCACAGCAGCTGGTTTCAGACCCTGGTAAGCAGTGACAGGGCAGGGTCAGGCAGCAGGGTGTAGTGGTTGTGGCTGAAGGCTCTCTGCCACCTCGGAGCTGTGTGACCCAGAACAAGTGGTTTGCCtactctgtgcctctgtgtctctGTAGGCACTTCACAGAGTGCGTGGAATTTGTGATGGTCACAGATGGTGATGGCTGTTATGGGGGCGGGGATGGGCAGTCAAAGAGCAGTTTGGGGACTAAACTGGGGGGAGGTCAGGAcagagctggggcctgggggttGTGGGCCATCCTGAGATGGCAGTCTGGAGGAGGATACTTGGCTTGGGGGAATGTGAGTTCACTTTAGGACACGGGGAGCTTGAGGTACCAGGGAGATTCCCAGAGGGGAGGACTGAGGCTGCGGAGGCGTGGAGAGGACGGGAAAGGGGCGTCCCCTCCCACGGGGATTGGGAAGGGTCCAGGCCGGGTcatcctggaggagggggcagggaacgCGGCTCCCGGCGGCCCCTTTAATCGGGGGCGCGCGCCAGCCGGCCCGCGCGCTCTCGCCGCCGTCGCCGGGCCGGAGTGGGAGCCGGAGCGGAGCCCGAGCTGGGGCCGGAGCGGGTGGAATGGAGCCCCCGCGCGCGCCCGCTCTGCGCcgcctgctgctgccgccgctgctactcctgctgctgccactgcccccCCGCGCCCGGGCCAAGTATGTGAGGGGCAACCTCAGCTCCAAGGAGGTGAGCGCGCCGGGCCCTCCCCTGCCACCCGCCGGGCCCCCGAGGGacgagagggaagggagggggcaggtgccgccccgccccctgccgccTCTCCCGGGCGGTCTCTCAGTGCTgcgcggggggtggggtgggaggtgggcaggcaCAGTGCGGGACTGGGTCTGGGTTGAGGCTGAGGGGGGGCCATTGGGTCGAGAGGAGACTCGGAGATTGTAGGAGGGACATTGAGGTCAGAGTTGGGCGAGGAGGGGGGCCGGGTTGGGAGAGTCggagtttggggtgggggtgggggacgcCGAGGTGGTGCTGAAGGGACAGCACTTTTCACTGCGCATTGAGCCTGAGTTCACACTCCTGTTCAGGACCAGGAGAGGGCCGTTTGGAATACTCCCCAGCACCTGATGGTCTCTGAGACCACCGTGAGGGCGTGTGTGGATAATTAGAGGAAAGCCAGTGGGACGGTATCCCTGATGCAAGGTGTCCAGGATGGGGATCTGGCCCTCCAGGGTCTTTCTCAGGCACCTGGCAAATGGGAGAAGTGTTTGAAAGGAGGCGAAGaaacttgggggtgggggcatcTGAAGGAGGAATCCTGGAACCAAGGTGAAAGGATCACAGAAGAATTTTGGAGGTGACTTGGTCCCCTTATGCTTCTTGGGAAACCAGGTATTCCAGGGTAGGGAAGAAAATTTGGGGGGGTGTCTGTGGAGTCGAGAGTTCTCAAGGGACTCAGAAGAGGGTCTGAGTGGGCCCCTTTTCCAGGACTGGGTGTTCCTGACGAGATTTTGCTTCCTCTCGGATTACGGCCGACTGGACTTCCGTTTCCGATACCCTGAGGTGAGCCTTCCCCAAGCACTCACCATGCTAAGGCTGGATGCTCCCTTGGCTTCCCAAGGCAAGGGTTACCCCAGCTCCCTatgctcccccaaccccccaaatcTTTGGGTCTGCAGGCCAAGTGCTGTCAGAACATCCTCCTCTATTTCGACGACCCATCCCAGTGGCCAGCCGTGTACAAGGCAGGGGACAAGGTGAAGTCTGTGAGGAGGGTGTAGGGGAAGAGGGGTAAGGTCGAAGCTAGCCAAGGAGTGACCATGGCCCTGCCTCCCCTAGGACTGCCTGGCCAAGGAGTCAGTGATCAGGCCAGAGAACAACCAGGTCATCAACCTCACCACCCAGTATGCCTGGTCAGGCTGTCAGGTATGGGCCCAGTCTGGGGGAATGGGCAGGTGCTGGAGGTCAAGGGCCAGGGGGAGGCACAGGCAGGCTTCAGCCTTCTTGCTCCTCCCCAGGTGGTGTCAGAGGAGGGAATACGCTACCTGAGCTGCTCTAGCGGCCGCAGCTTCCGCTCAGTGCGTGAAAGGTGGTGGTACATTGCACTCAGCAAGTGTGGGGTAAGGGGCTGGGCCGGCGACCGGGGCCTGCCTTCTCCTCCTTGCCTTCCTGCCgaccccctccctgcccagggcccCCCTTAGGCCTCCACACTCCCCACAGGGAGATGGGCTGCAGCTGGAGTATGAGATGGTCCTCACCAATGGCAAGTCTTTCTGGACACGGCATTTCTCTGCTGATGAGTTTGGTGAGCATATGGGGATCCAGGATCTTTTGTGGGAGCCCAGAGCTGGGAGCCTGTTGAGGGACACCCATCCTGACTGCATGGTTTCCTCCTTCCACCAAATTGGCAGGGATCCTGGAGACAGATGTGACTTTCCTTCTCGTCTTCATCctcatcttcttcctctcctgttACTTTGGATGTGAGTCCAGCACATGGGGtgtgggggagagatgggggaggggaaaccAGGTTGGAGGAGATGAGCTGCTCTCCCTTCCTGCTGTGTACAGCCTTCCCCTACCCTCCTTCCAGATTTGCTGAAAGGTCGTCAGTTGCTCCACACGACTTATAAGATGTTCATGGCTGCAGCAGGAGTGGAGGGTGAGCTTTAGAGTATTGCAATTTGAGTTCTGTGGGAGGAGGGCCTTAGGGCTCACATACCTGGGCCTAAGcaaggaggggctggggacctggactcctgggccctgggagaggaggggctgggggcctggactcctgggtcagagggaggaggggtcTGGGGCCTGGACTCCAGAGTTTCCTAGGAGGTCAGTGAGA
Above is a window of Phocoena sinus isolate mPhoSin1 chromosome 19, mPhoSin1.pri, whole genome shotgun sequence DNA encoding:
- the PRR19 gene encoding LOW QUALITY PROTEIN: proline-rich protein 19 (The sequence of the model RefSeq protein was modified relative to this genomic sequence to represent the inferred CDS: inserted 4 bases in 4 codons; deleted 4 bases in 4 codons) → MDCPEARTLAEGAADPGTASSPGRKPSLRGIGLASPTAAAQWARPALSCPGRSLSGSGGGTGRHHGPQGASLKPFQQPEKPGRGHAVGRPGGERNEALVGSRRSLXHQDPAVASRDPHVVLRNSVAPAAPKLVVITQGRLSREHWGLFSHEVKSLDVARLCLAVGPLESGTPALPTKSSPSPGRAQEPAPPSRGKENQVPGASGPGPPSPPXLPGLGQLLGELQCQLILPQAFPRRNLVQEARDAIVGTLQACHGCLPDLTLVLRGCQPHLPGTKPKGPERQRMTSSWINXPEEAPGEGRQRRREGTKELTFAVPHTSGTPTVYPVNLAPPKGPWPPALSSLPSPSGAACGPPTAFDLLKSIWLVDTPPPPRPWGIGPPQPLPQPPSPLLSRTSALDWSPSPLPPLPSLSWVXARSSPEAWCFPPMRLY
- the PAFAH1B3 gene encoding LOW QUALITY PROTEIN: platelet-activating factor acetylhydrolase IB subunit gamma (The sequence of the model RefSeq protein was modified relative to this genomic sequence to represent the inferred CDS: deleted 1 base in 1 codon), with the protein product MSGEENPASKPTPVQDVQGDGRWMSLHHRFVADSKDKGTRSRLIGDSLVQLMHQCEIWRELFSPLHALNFGIGGDNTQHVLWRLENGELEHIRPKIVVVWVGTNNHGHTAEQVTGGIKAIVQLVNQRQPQARVVVLGLLPRGQHPNPLREKNRQVNELVRAALAGHPRAHFLDADPGFVHSDGTISHHDMYDYLHLSRLGYTPVCRTLHSLLLRLLAQDQGQGGAPLPEPTP